The window ACATTGATATTGTCAACTTCGGGGAAGATGTAAGTTTTAAACTACAGTCTCTTCTAtcgtttcatgaaatttctacagaaaatgtgtaaaactcagttagttttgtaaaaatgtggTAACACAAACAAATGACAGGGGATATAACATCTAGCGCTATTGAGATCTTATTCTTAGCCCAAGACAGATGTGACTCAACTCATACCACTTGTATGCTTATGGTACATAATATGGATGCCAGGTGTGCAGTATCACAAGGGAATGCCTTCACCTGACACGGGATAGTAACTCAGTTTACTTGTTAATCATTGTACTTTTCCAGCATTATTTATGTATGGCTCATGTAGGCTATGAATAATTAACCATTCTGAAATTAACAATCAACTGTGTGTGATGCAGCTTGGCCCAAATGCATGTAAAGAGCTAGTGTTATGACCAGTTCTAAAACCTTACTGGTTATTGTACCCTAACTCTGTACAAAAGTACAAgagaaaattaataaatagcACAGACGCTTGTCTGAGTTGTTATCAGTATACTGAAAGACTTACTGATAATTTAAGGCACCCACTGTCTCACAAGTAAGATGTTTACCCTGTGATTGAGGGGAGGGGGATGTTAGCCCCCGAAAATGGGTCCAAGAGCAATTTTTAAGGTCAGTTTGTCACTTAGGGAGCTTCACTGTTAGTTATGGTATTATTTACTCCCATTGCAGGCTGCCAACACAAGTAAACTAGAATCATTTGTTAACACAATTAACGGCAAAGATGGTTCAGGATCGCACCTAGTGACAGTTCCACCGGGACCCATACTCTCTGATGCACTGGTCAGCTCTCCAGTGATAGTTGGTGAAGATGGCTCTGGGGCTGTACCAGGACTCAGTGGTACATCCAATGAATTTGAATTTGGATTTGATCCTTCCACTGATCCAGAGTTGGCTATGGTGAGTTTCTCTAGGAATGCCTGTCACTATAAACTCCTCAacatatgggggggggggagagtcTGTTATTGGTGATGAGAACTGACAGAAGGGAGTAgggatggagagagagagagagagagagagagagagagagagagagagagagagagagagagagagtgtgagTTGGTTAGTCTGTCTTTTGGTGATGTGAATTGACAAAAGGGGATAGGAGTAGATATGTTCAGGGGTTAGGCGTCAAGATCACAATTTTTACCACTGAATTTATTACAACGGAAGTTTCCAACAAGATAGTGAAATGATGATACTGGCTGTGTTTTGTCAGGCACTGCGTATTTCCATGGAAGAACAAAGACAGCGGCAGGATGATGAATCAAGGAAAGCACAAGAAGAATCTGTGGGAGTCACTGAAGGCGGCGGTGAACAGAGAGCAACCGTAGCAGGTATGTTGTGCATGTCAAAGCcagccttaaccctttcaccaccatggtttgtcccaaatccatcgTTTTTCTATGGtgaagttggacctgtacacaggaactgggggtgaaagggttaaaatcatCCATTATTTCACTCTAGTCAGTACTGTTATATTTAAGACAGACAGTGCCAACCTTCCAAATAGACACTGCCACAGAAGTCGTTCAATACTACAATGGTTGCCACTCAAGGCCAGCTTTATCTGTGTATTCTGCATCTGTCAAATTAAAATCAATGTTGCAGGTGCTCGTGCTCACTGTTTGAAGGTTTCTAAATTTAGATTCTAGGCCAGAACGACGCAGAGGCAGAAGTAATTAACTTCATCTGTTACAGACCAACACTTAATTACAATGTAATTGCCTGACTTAAATTGAAGGCACCATACTCACGATACAAAAATTAAATGCACTGAACAAACAAAGAGAACAAAAAAGCTGTATAATGTAGAGGCTTTCCTTGGAAATGAAATGCAGTTATTATTAGAAAAAACATTCCTATTTCAGCTGGTTGATTGAGAGCCTGCTCAGAAAAGTCCTTGGTACACTCAGAGGTATGCCTCACTCTTCTGAAGGTGTCCATCATGACTGTGTGTGACGTTTGCAAAATGGTTAAATGTGAAGGACATAGTCAGTAGGAAACAATGTTCTTTATAATTTCAGGTTATTAGTTTTTGTccaatttgtttcaatttcacAGCTGACAGTGAGGAAGCATTGCTGGAACAAGCTATTGCCATGTCGATGCAGCAGCCACCGTCATCAGTATCAGAAAGTGTCCAAGATACACCCATGCCAGATTTTTCGGCCATGACGGAGGAGGAACAGATCGCCTATGCCATGAGAATGTCTCTGACCCCTCAAGTGAGCAGtggtaagtttgaaaaaaaatgctgaTCTTGCTGTGTTGTTGTTTCTGTGAGCAGAAATATGAGCTGCTCTCAATGTTGGCAGTGAGGGCGCTCTTTGAAAATCAGTCACCATTCACACAAGTTTTCAACTCACAAGTTGGAGGTTTCTGTGAAAAATAATAGAATTCCTTACCCTTGTGTTTTCAAGCTCCCAGCTTACCAGCGACACAAGAATTTGAATTCTTTATGACTTGGTCATCTTACCATCGCATTTTTATCTGGTTTTAGagatgacaaaatgttttaaaatgccTGATGTTATTTGCAGTACTTGTACTACTGTACAGTGAATCCCCAAAAGACTGAGAAGTTTAGAATTTTCTGGAGATAACAAGTCGTGACTTAACTCAAGCGCAATGAAAATTTTGCCCTTAAGTGATCAAATATTGGATATCTGGAATATTGGAAGTtcttaatttcaaataattgaTATGTATTGTTTTTGACATTTCTGTCCAGTCATTGTCAAAGACAAaagatggtcatttttatgCCATCATAACATTATGTTAACATAATTTTTACCTTTATAATATCAAATCCAACTTGTCAACGTAGGTAACCATTGCATAGTTCTCATAAAGTTTTGTGGAAAACATAAAAACTAAACCGGTGTTCAGAATCTACCAAACTCAACCCAGGCATCACAGTGGTTTGAACccaaccccattgttttctgtggtaaagttggacctttaGGGAGGGAAATGGGAGTGAAATGGTTAAAGGACGTATCATCATTCCTGTTAACCTTCTACTTTATCAGGTCAAGAACATTGACTTGAAAGCAAAATATTCTCTCTTCATTGTCATTTCGTGCGTTGTTGGCAAGTTAACATGCATCCACTGTGATTACTAAGCTCACAACGTTTTCGACTTTTAGATATCTCAGAGTTGGCAAACCCACAAAGTAAAGAAGAGGAAATGCCAATGGATACCACAGAGGCAGCCGATGATAAAGTAAAGAACAAACTCTTTGACTTTCATATAATTGGTAGCCGTGTTCAGAGGTCTCTGTCCCTGTTTTTCAATGCAATCCACAGCAGACTTTTTGTACAtacaaactttaacttttccaTGTGTATGACTCTTTTGAGAATAGAAATGGCAATGTTAATGCCATGATTCCCTTACATGATCATCTCTCTACGATGGTCAGACCATACCAATGATATGCAGGGTTTAACAAATTTGCCATCATAAATATGCtgaaaaagttgaaaagaaTGTTGTTCAGAATATTAAAAGCATTTCAGCAATCTCTGGGAAGGCAGTCTCTGGGAAGAAAAGCAATCCAGAATGTAGCTTTTTGGAAGCTCTAATGAAAACGTATATCTGCACTAATACAATATCTAGTTATCAAAAACCAACCTCCAAAACACTTACCTGAATAATACCACTGACGCTAGGTCATTGGTTGCACAATATTgggaaaaagtgactttaattGCAAATGTCAATAAAGAACATGTTTTTTATTCTTTCAAATTCTATTTGCAACATGAATGGTTAATCATGGAAACACATAAGAATAGGCTGCAACTGAAAATTAGTCATTTTGTTTCTAAAATTTAATGTGTTTTTCTTCCATTTCAGCAACCAGATCCTGATGATGACTACAGTGAGGTGATGTCAGACCCAGCTTTCTTACAAAGTGTTTTAGAAAATCTTCCTGGCGTTG of the Ptychodera flava strain L36383 chromosome 20, AS_Pfla_20210202, whole genome shotgun sequence genome contains:
- the LOC139120021 gene encoding 26S proteasome non-ATPase regulatory subunit 4-like, with the translated sequence MVLESTMVCVDTSEYMRNGDFIPTRLQAQQDAVNLVCHSKTRSNPENNVGLLTLSEVKVLTTLTTDVGKILASLHQVQPKGSIKFSTAIRVAHLALKHRQGRNHRMRIVVFVGSPVEEEEKELTKVAKKLKKEKVNIDIVNFGEDAANTSKLESFVNTINGKDGSGSHLVTVPPGPILSDALVSSPVIVGEDGSGAVPGLSGTSNEFEFGFDPSTDPELAMALRISMEEQRQRQDDESRKAQEESVGVTEGGGEQRATVAADSEEALLEQAIAMSMQQPPSSVSESVQDTPMPDFSAMTEEEQIAYAMRMSLTPQVSSDISELANPQSKEEEMPMDTTEAADDKQPDPDDDYSEVMSDPAFLQSVLENLPGVDPSSEAIKNAMGTLTQQPKSDDKDKKKKDDKDKK